From a region of the Lactuca sativa cultivar Salinas chromosome 4, Lsat_Salinas_v11, whole genome shotgun sequence genome:
- the LOC111878467 gene encoding ATP-dependent helicase BRM — MQSGGGAQQGGGGHGRNMVPGPPSSSASPSSSSSAVSAPHLGFDPMKQQHQQQRQSLQQQLLRNPDGREALLAYQSGIRQGGVLGGGAASGSGSMQMQRVAQQHGQEEGQNMRQGFDQHMMNPMQQAYMQYALHAQQAQQAQQAQQKSSPVMQAQQQMKMGMMGKPPDHFGLGGKQPMEEGHQTVSDQSQSQNQNQKHFAIPTSLGNNIRPMQTPQAQQGVHNMGNSQMSMAAQLQAMQAMALERNIDLSLPQNANLMAQLMPLMQSKMLGQQKVNESNMSPQVSMSKQQVTSPQLTNENSPRSDVSGHSGSTKARQTMSPGHLGSTSNASQGQGQQFPIHGRENMNQLPPRQPTNNGIGSGVSSMPPPQSPANMSLGPDHLLQLQHARQQMNRSSPQPPAASANGVGLENPLTSQKQQTPQGQPHPGFTKQQLHVLKAQILAFRRIKKGDRTLPRELVQAIAPPPLEVQLQQVASPAVVANHDRASVRSPVESNNKDLQAVTLSAGMNTLKREAYEDKATVNAQATPIIKETPSAPPPAKEEQRITAFPPKQEHEANEGVTDKGKAVASGPDVVPETVQSRLTSQPGNSPQTKDPGPSRKYHGPLFDFPFFTRKHDSFGSSMMLNNNNNLSLAYDVKDLFLEEGTEVVNKRRDENLKKINGLLDLNLERKRIRPDLVLRLQIEEKKLRLQDVQARVRDEVDQQQQEIMAMPDRPYRKFVRLCERQRMELNRQVQAAQRAIREKQLKSIFQWRKKLLESHWAIRDARTSRNRGVAKYHEKMLREFSKNRDDDRSKRMEALKNNDVERYREILMEQQTSVPGEAAERYEVLSSFLSQTEDYLNKLGGKITAAKNQQEVDEAANAASVAARAQGLSEEEVRAAASCAREEVLIRNRFSEMNAPQDSSSVSKYYTLAHAVSERVIRQPSMLRKGTLRDYQLVGLQWMLSLYNNKLNGILADEMGLGKTVQVMALIAYLMEFKSNYGPHLIIVPNAVLVNWKSELHTWLPNVSCIYYVGNKDQRSKLFSQEVCAMKFNVLVTTYEFIMFDRAKLARVDWKYIIIDEAQRMKDRESVLARDLDKYRCQRRLLLTGTPLQNDLKELWSLLNLLLPEVFDNKKAFHDWFSQPFQKEVAHNEDDWLETEKKVIIIHRLHQILEPFMLRRRVEDVEGSLPPKISIKLRCKMSAIQGAVYDWIKATGTIRVDPEDEKRKVQKSSMYQAKTFKPLNNRCMELRKTCNHPLLNYPYFNDFSKDFLVRSCGKLWVLDRILIKLQRTGHRVLLFSTMTKLLDILEEYLQWRRLVYRRIDGTTSLEDRESAIVDFNSPDTDCFIFLLSIRAAGRGLNLQTADTVIIYDPDPNPKNEEQAVARAHRIGQTREVKVIYMEAVVDKVSSHQKEDNFRNGGSVDSDDDLAGKDRYIGSIESLIRNNIQQYKIDMADEVINAGRFDQRTTHEERRSTLESLLKDEERYQETVHDVPSLQEVNRMIARSEEEVELFDQMDEEFDWAEEMTRYDQVPKWLRAGTREVNATVARMSKKPPKNILYTDNIGVEPSDMASDVNEKRRGRYKGKKNYAELDDDIEEFSEATSEEIVNGGDSEEDDETPVINEVPTTQDDEYHPSTRHNHRLQGSGSSGSSSGSRRVIPVPVPSISSQKFGSLSALESRPGPRSKRLHDDLEEGEIAMSGESHMELQRSGSLNHDREENEDEQVLQPKIKRKRSIRVRPRLAVDSLLRVDSFQADRRLHGIGKTQMHNTQPEQKMVQEKNTYKNDHHLSNSSTSLKAKRTPPANRKIPNKANLHVPGKPTRPNPISTPSDAEHSHSHSHSEVKVKNGSGPIMTEAIQRRCKNVITKIQRRIDKEGQQIIPLLTDLWKRTGSPGGSVGNNLLDLRKIEIRVDRLDYNGVMDLIADVQLMLKGGMQYFGFSHEVRSEARKVHDLFFDIMKIAFPDTDFREARSALSFSGSMASSSSPRGLLPPKRPKPMMEVEPEPSLPPRPVPRGSNSIPSRETRFGRGAAPAPAPAPAHGLEEPGPRVLTHPGELVICKKKRKDREKSGVVRPGNGGGLGGPVSPIARGIRSPVQGQGQSRGVGQSQQLVGQQANVGWANPVKRMRTDAGKRRPSQL; from the exons ATGCAATCTGGTGGTGGGGCTCAGCAGGGAGGGGGTGGCCATGGGCGAAACATGGTGCCCGGACCACCGTCCTCATCTGCATCGCCGTCTTCTTCATCTTCAGCAGTGTCCGCGCCCCATTTGGGGTTTGATCCGATGAAGCAGCAGCATCAACAGCAAAGACag TCTTTGCAACAACAGTTACTTCGAAACCCTGATGGGAGAGAAGCTTTATTAGCCTATCAATCTGGAATTCGGCAAGGAGGAGTATTAGGAGGTGGTGCTGCCTCGGGTTCTGGCTCTATGCAAATGCAACGTGTAGCTCAGCAGCATGGGCAAGAGGAAGGACAGAATATGAGACAGGGTTTTGATCAACACATGATGAATCCAATGCAGCAGGCTTACATGCAATATGCCCTCCATGCCCAACAGGCCCAACAGGCCCAACAAGCCCAACAGAAGTCATCTCCTGTCATGCAAGCCCAGCAGCAAATGAAAATGGGAATGATGGGGAAACCACCTGACCATTTTGGCCTTGGAGGGAAGCAGCCAATGGAGGAAGGCCACCAGACAGTTTCTgaccaaagtcaaagtcaaaatcagaaTCAGAAACATTTTGCAATTCCCACATCCCTAGGGAATAATATAAGACCTATGCAAACCCCACAAGCTCAACAGGGTGTCCATAATATGGGAAACAGCCAGATGTCAATGGCTGCTCAACTGCAGGCAATGCAAGCTATGGCTCTTGAACGTAACATTGATCTTTCACTTCCTCAAAATGCTAATCTGATGGCGCAACTAATGCCACTCATGCAGTCTAAGATGCTTGGTCAACAAAAAGTCAACGAAAGCAACATGAGCCCACAGGTCTCCATGTCAAAACAACAGGTCACCTCTCCACAACTCACAAACGAAAATTCTCCCCGTAGTGATGTGTCTGGGCATTCAGGGTCTACAAAAGCAAGGCAGACAATGTCACCTGGTCATCTGGGTTCAACCTCAAATGCAAGTCAAGGTCAAGGTCAGCAATTCCCCATTCATGGGAGGGAGAACATGAACCAGTTGCCACCTAGGCAACCCACCAATAATGGTATTGGCAGTGGAGTGTCTTCTATGCCTCCCCCACAGTCACCTGCTAACATGAGCCTGGGTCCAGATCATCTGTTGCAGTTACAGCATGCTAGGCAGCAGATGAATAGGTCTTCTCCACAGCCTCCTGCAGCTTCAGCTAATGGTGTTGGATTGGAAAACCCTTTAACATCTCAGAAACAACAAACACCACAAGGCCAACCACACCCAGGCTTTACAAAGCAGCAACTACATGTTCTCAAAGCCCAGATTCTGGCTTTCAGGCGTATAAAG AAAGGAGATAGAACTCTGCCTCGTGAACTAGTACAAGCTATTGCCCCACCTCCCCTTGAAGTACAGTTGCAACAGGTGGCTTCCCCTGCTGTAGTAGCTAACCATGATAGAGCTTCAGTTAGAAGCCCTGTGGAGTCCAATAACAAGGATCTTCAAGCTGTGACTCTGTCTGCTGGAATGAACACCTTGAAAAGAGAAGCGTATGAGGATAAAGCAACAGTTAATGCACAAGCCACACCTATAATAAAGGAAACTCCATCGGCTCCTCCCCCTGCAAAAGAAGAACAGAGAATTACTGCATTTCCTCCTAAACAGGAACATGAGGCAAATGAGGGTGTAACAGACAAGGGTAAGGCAGTTGCTTCAGGACCTGATGTTGTCCCTGAAACTGTCCAATCTAGATTGACTTCACAACCAGGGAACTCACCTCAAACAAAAGATCCTGGCCCTTCTAGAAAGTACCATGGTCCACTGTTTGACTTTCCTTTCTTCACTCGGAAACACGATTCTTTCGGATCAAGTATGATGCTCAACAACAATAACAATCTATCTCTAGCATATGATGTGAAAGATCTTTTTCTTGAGGAAGGTACTGAAGTGGTTAACAAAAGGAGAGATGAGAATTTAAAGAAGATTAACGGTTTGCTGGATTTGAATCTAGAGAGAAAAAGGATAAGGCCAGATCTTGTTTTGAGGTTACAAATTGAGGAAAAGAAACTCAGACTACAAGACGTACAAGCACGTGTAAGAGATGAAGTTGATCAACAGCAACAAGAAATAATGGCTATGCCAGATAGACCATATAGGAAATTTGTTAGACTATGTGAGCGACAACGTATGGAGCTCAACAGACAAGTGCAAGCTGCTCAGAGGGCGATTAGGGAAAAACAATTGAAATCAATCTTCCAATGGCGTAAGAAGCTTCTAGAATCTCACTGGGCCATCCGTGATGCACGGACTTCTAGAAACAGGGGTGTTGCTAAGTACCATGAGAAGATGTTGAGGGAGTTCTCAAAGAATAGAGATGACGATAGAAGTAAAAGAATGGAGGCTTTGAAAAATAACGATGTGGAGAGGTATAGAGAGATTCTTATGGAACAACAAACTAGTGTTCCGGGTGAAGCTGCTGAGAGATATGAGGTTCTTTCCTCGTTTTTGTCTCAGACAGaagattatttaaataaacttgGAGGCAAAATTACAGCTGCCAAGAATCAACAAGAAGTAGATGAGGCTGCAAATGCTGCATCTGTAGCAGCAAGAGCTCAG GGTTTATCTGAAGAAGAAGTGAGAGCTGCAGCATCATGTGCGAGGGAAGAAGTTTTAATAAGAAATCGTTTCTCTGAAATGAATGCACCTCAGGATAGTTCTTCTGTCAGCAA ATATTATACTCTTGCACATGCTGTGAGTGAAAGGGTCATACGGCAACCCTCAATGCTGCGGAAAGGAACTTTACGTGACTATCAACTT GTTGGACTGCAGTGGATGCTTTCATTGTATAACAATAAGTTGAATGGCATATTAGCAGATGAAATGGGTCTTGGGAAAACTGTACAAGTTATGGCTTTGATTGCTTATCTGATGGAGTTCAAAAGCAATTATGGCCCACATCTTATAATTGTTCCAAATGCAGTTCTTGTTAACTGGAAG AGTGAGTTACATACTTGGTTGCCAAATGTGTCCTGCATTTACTATGTTGGTAACAAAGATCAACGATCAAAATTATTCTCTCAA GAGGTTTGTGCTATGAAATTCAATGTCCTTGTGACAACCTATGAATTCATCATGTTTGACCGTGCAAAACTTGCAAGAGTTGACTGGAAGTACATAATCATCGATGAAGCTCAAAGAATGAAAGATAGAGAATCTGTTTTAGCTCGTGACCTTGACAAATACCGCTGCCAGAGGCGCCTTCTCCTCACAGGCACCCCCTTACAG AATGATCTGAAAGAGCTGTGGTCATTACTGAATCTATTACTCCCTGAAGTATTTGACAATAAGAAAGCTTTTCATGATTGGTTCTCACAGCCCTTTCAAAAAGAAGTTGCCCACAATGAAGATGATTGGTTGGAAACCGAGAAAAAAGTCATCATTATCCATCGGCTTCATCAAATCTTGGAGCCTTTCATGCTCAGGCGCCGTGTAGAAGATGTAGAAGGCTCACTTCCTCCAAAG ATCTCAATCAAGTTACGATGTAAAATGTCGGCTATCCAAGGTGCGGTATACGATTGGATAAAGGCCACGGGTACTATCCGGGTCGACCCGGAAGACGAGAAACGAAAGGTTCAAAAGAGTTCAATGTACCAAGCTAAAACATTCAAGCCATTGAACAACAGATGCATGGAGCTCAGAAAAACCTGCAACCATCCTCTACTTAACTACCCGTATTTCAACGATTTCTCCAAGGACTTTCTTGTGAGATCATGTGGGAAATTATGGGTGCTTGATAGAATCCTGATAAAGCTTCAAAGAACAGGGCACCGAGTACTTCTTTTCAGCACAATGACAAAGCTTCTAGACATTTTGGAGGAATATTTACAGTGGCGTAGACTTGTCTACAGAAGAATCGATGGTACAACAAGCTTGGAAGACCGTGAGTCAGCAATTGTTGACTTTAATAGCCCTGACACGGATTGTTTCATTTTTCTGCTGAGCATTCGTGCAGCTGGACGTGGTCTAAATCTTCAAACAGCCGACACCGTGATCATATACGACCCTGACCCAAACCCTAAAAACGAAGAACAAGCGGTTGCTAGGGCCCACCGTATTGGTCAAACACGGGAAGTCAAAGTCATCTACATGGAAGCTGTGGTTGATAAAGTCTCGAGTCATCAAAAGGAAGATAACTTCAGAAACGGAGGCAGTGTCGACTCGGACGATGACCTGGCGGGTAAAGACCGATACATAGGATCAATCGAGAGtctcataagaaacaacatccaaCAATACAAAATCGATATGGCTGATGAAGTCATCAATGCGGGAAGGTTTGACCAGAGAACAACACACGAAGAAAGACGGTCAACTTTGGAGTCACTGTTGAAAGATGAAGAGAGGTATCAAGAAACTGTACATGATGTCCCCTCTTTACAAGAAGTCAACCGAATGATTGCGAGAAGCGAAGAGGAAGTTGAGCTTTTTGATCAAATGGATGAGGAATTCGATTGGGCTGAAGAGATGACCCGATACGATCAAGTACCTAAATGGCTCCGTGCCGGTACACGGGAAGTGAATGCTACAGTTGCGCGTATGTCTAAAAAACCACCTAAAAACATTTTGTACACGGATAATATTGGTGTGGAACCAAGTGATATGGCGTCTGATGTTAATGAAAAAAGAAGGGGAAGATATAAAGGGAAGAAGAATTATGCTGAACTAGATGATGACATAGAGGAGTTCTCTGAAGCTACATCTGAAGAGATCGTCAACGGGGGTGATTCTGAAGAGGACGATGAAACACCTGTCATTAATGAGGTACCCACCACACAAGATGACGAGTATCATCCTAGTACTAGACACAATCATAGGTTACAAGGATCTGGTTCTTCTGGATCATCTTCAGGTAGCAGACGAGTAATCCCAGTACCAGTGCCTTCTATTTCTTCCCAGAAATTCGGTTCACTTTCTGCATTAGAATCCCGGCCAGGTCCTCGTTCCAAAAGATTG CATGATGATCTTGAAGAAGGGGAGATTGCCATGTCTGGAGAATCGCATATGGAACTTCAACGATCTGGTAGTTTGAACCATGATCGTGAAGAAAATGAAGATGAACAGGTGTTACAACCAAAAATAAAACGGAAACGTAGTATTCGAGTTCGACCGAGGCTTGCTGTTGATTCACTCCTTCGTGTTGACTCCTTTCAAGCTGACCGTAGACTACATGGCATTGGGAAGACTCAGATGCATAATACTCAGCCTGAACAAAAAATGGTTCAAGAGAAAAACACTTACAAGAATGATCATCATCTTAGCAACTCTTCGACCTCGTTGAAGGCCAAACGAACTCCTCCGGCTAACCGGAAAATCCCAAACAAGGCCAATCTTCATGTTCCTGGGAAACCAACCAGACCTAATCCCATATCTACACCTTCAGATGCTGAGCACTCGCACTCGCACTCGCACTCGGAAGTGAAAGTAAAGAATGGAAGTGGACCCATCATGACTGAGGCTATCCAGAGAAGG TGTAAAAATGTGATCACAAAGATCCAGAGGAGAATTGACAAGGAAGGGCAGCAAATTATCCCGTTGCTTACTGATTTGTGGAAGAGAACCGGAAGTCCTGGGGGCAGTGTCGGGAACAATCTTCTTGATTTACGGAAGATTGAGATTCGTGTTGACCGATTGGACTACAATGGAGTTATGGATTTGATAGCTGATGTACAGCTTATGTTAAAAGGCGGAATGCAGTATTTTGGATTTTCCCATGAG GTGAGGTCCGAAGCAAGGAAAGTGCATGATTTGTTTTTCGATATAATGAAGATTGCATTTCCAGATACGGATTTCCGAGAAGCCAGGAGTGCACTGAGTTTCTCTGGGTCCATGGCTTCTTCCTCATCTCCAAGAGGGTTGCTGCCACCCAAGCGACCAAAACCAATGATGGAAGTCGAGCCCGAACCGAGTCTACCCCCAAGGCCGGTTCCACGTGGGTCCAACTCCATCCCGAGTAGAGAGACACGGTTCGGTAGGGGTGCAGCCCCAGCCCCAGCCCCAGCCCCGGCCCATGGTCTGGAAGAACCTGGTCCTAGAGTGTTGACCCATCCAGGTGAGCTTGTTATATGTAAAAAGAAGAGAAAGGACAGAGAGAAGTCTGGGGTGGTGAGACCTGGGAATGGTGGGGGGTTGGGTGGTCCTGTTTCGCCGATTGCTCGGGGGATTAGGAGCCCGGTTCAAGGTCAGGGTCAAAGTAGAGGggtaggtcaaagtcaacaactgGTTGGTCAACAAGCTAATGTTGGTTGGGCAAACCCTGTTAAGAGAATGAGGACAGATGCAGGGAAGAGGCGGCCGAGTCAACTATGA